A region from the uncultured Macellibacteroides sp. genome encodes:
- a CDS encoding tyrosine-protein phosphatase, translated as MLVKLISLFVCASAFVGCTSNSPEIRTLCLRDDIGNYVIKWESDSPLQGNVKLFVSDNPEKFDISTPVGNVNINDGVTTYITNDNMTRKYFMLSFNDKTFQTIGSRGVAMDSVQNLRDIGGYVNNRNFTTRWGKIYRSGKLNTLSEWDSMRLDNLGIKTIIDLRGANEVHKEPIRYKNLKVINLPIPIADEDSVSRLIEEGRMRKGDAILFLQDMYLQFIKGNSPMFASAMNELLDKENYPVLITCSLGKDRAGFLSALILGSLGVPEETILKDYTTSNDCIEINKIAKLANGLNADAQETFTVIINADETYLDIAIKKILKDYGSMDKYLDKEIGMNEKKRAKLKEIMLY; from the coding sequence ATGTTAGTAAAATTAATATCCCTATTTGTATGTGCTTCGGCTTTTGTTGGATGCACATCTAACAGTCCTGAAATCAGGACGCTTTGTTTGCGTGACGATATCGGTAATTATGTTATTAAATGGGAAAGCGATTCACCTCTGCAGGGCAACGTTAAGCTTTTCGTGTCCGATAATCCTGAAAAATTCGATATCTCGACGCCGGTAGGGAATGTTAATATCAATGATGGGGTTACCACCTACATCACCAATGACAATATGACAAGGAAATACTTCATGCTGTCTTTTAACGACAAGACGTTTCAAACCATCGGATCCAGAGGCGTGGCAATGGATAGCGTGCAGAATCTTAGGGATATAGGAGGTTATGTAAATAACAGGAATTTCACTACCCGTTGGGGTAAAATCTACCGAAGCGGTAAATTAAATACGTTAAGCGAATGGGATTCCATGCGGTTGGACAATCTGGGAATCAAGACTATTATTGACTTGCGCGGTGCAAATGAAGTTCACAAAGAGCCGATTCGCTATAAAAATCTAAAAGTTATAAACCTTCCCATACCCATAGCTGATGAAGACAGCGTAAGCAGACTAATTGAGGAAGGGAGAATGCGTAAAGGGGATGCTATCCTTTTTCTGCAGGATATGTACCTTCAGTTTATTAAAGGCAACAGCCCGATGTTTGCCTCAGCAATGAACGAACTTCTTGATAAAGAAAATTATCCGGTTCTGATAACCTGCTCGCTTGGAAAAGACAGAGCGGGCTTCCTTTCAGCCTTGATTCTTGGATCTTTGGGCGTACCTGAAGAAACTATTTTAAAAGATTATACCACTAGCAACGATTGCATTGAAATTAACAAAATTGCAAAATTAGCTAACGGGCTTAATGCGGACGCACAGGAAACATTCACCGTCATAATTAATGCAGACGAAACATACCTGGACATCGCTATAAAAAAGATATTGAAGGACTATGGTTCTATGGATAAATACCTCGACAAAGAAATCGGGATGAACGAAAAGAAAAGGGCTAAATTAAAAGAAATAATGCTATACTAG
- a CDS encoding carbohydrate kinase, protein MRKVIGIGETILDIIFKDNQPHAAVPGGSVFNGLISLSRLGVSVLFISEIGNDRVGDIIGAFLEENNITTDYIDRFPDGKSPVSLAFLDDQNNANYIFYKDYPKQRLDVPLPRINEDDIFVFGSYYALNPVLRERMVEFIQYAKERKAIIYYDPNFRKAHAHEAIRLTPTVLDNLEYADIVRGSDEDFLNLFRKTDPANVYEENIKFYCHNFITTHGADGVNLYTDRFNGHYDSKPINAISTIGAGDNFNAGIIYGLLKYDVRYKDLQSLDKDTWGKIIGCGIDLSSEVCQSYNNYISREFASAYAQQS, encoded by the coding sequence ATGAGAAAGGTAATTGGAATTGGAGAAACCATCCTTGATATTATTTTTAAAGACAATCAGCCACATGCCGCTGTTCCAGGAGGATCAGTGTTTAACGGCTTAATCTCTCTGAGTCGTCTGGGAGTATCGGTTTTATTTATCAGCGAAATAGGCAACGACCGTGTAGGTGATATCATCGGAGCGTTTCTGGAAGAGAACAATATCACGACCGATTACATTGATCGTTTTCCTGATGGAAAAAGTCCTGTGTCCCTTGCCTTTCTAGATGACCAAAACAATGCAAACTATATTTTTTATAAAGATTATCCGAAGCAACGGCTGGATGTACCTCTTCCAAGGATAAATGAAGATGATATCTTTGTATTCGGCTCCTATTATGCCCTGAATCCGGTGCTTAGGGAACGAATGGTGGAATTTATTCAGTATGCCAAAGAACGCAAAGCAATCATCTATTATGATCCAAACTTCCGCAAAGCGCATGCACATGAGGCAATAAGGCTTACACCTACGGTACTCGACAATCTGGAGTACGCAGATATTGTTCGTGGTTCTGATGAAGACTTCCTTAACCTGTTTCGTAAAACGGATCCGGCCAACGTGTATGAAGAGAATATTAAATTTTACTGTCATAACTTTATCACAACCCACGGAGCCGACGGTGTAAACCTGTATACCGACCGATTTAACGGACACTATGATTCAAAGCCGATAAATGCTATCAGTACAATCGGTGCTGGTGATAATTTCAATGCAGGTATTATCTATGGCTTGTTAAAGTACGATGTACGATACAAAGACCTTCAATCATTGGATAAAGATACATGGGGTAAGATTATTGGCTGCGGAATCGACCTTTCGTCCGAGGTTTGCCAAAGTTATAACAACTATATATCAAGGGAATTTGCTTCTGCATACGCCCAACAGTCTTAA
- a CDS encoding DEAD/DEAH box helicase, with translation MGYESPMPVQEEVIPFLLGEDNDVIALAQTGTGKTAAFGLPILQKINVSEYQPQALILCPTRELCLQIAGDLNDYSKYIDDLKVLPVYGGSSIESQIKALKRGVHVIVATPGRLLDLMNRRTVDLGTVRSVIMDEADEMLNMGFTESINAILAEVPASRNMLLFSATMPQGIASISKKYMSNPKEVVIGNKNEGNKNIKHISYIVQARDKYLALKRIADFYPNIYGIIFCRTRKETQEIADKLIQDGYSADSLHGELSQQQRDYVMQKFRVKNIQLLVATDVAARGLDVDDLTHVINYGLPDEVESYTHRSGRTGRAGKTGISIAICHVKEKGRIRDIERIINKKFEKGVMPTGKSICEKQLLNLVDQIEKVKVNEEEINPLMPDIYRKLEWLEKEDIIKRIVSMEFNRLIEYYSNAPEIQDATDERSARRGEFGERGSREFGSSDRGERGSRNPSQAQEGYSRLFLNFGKTDGLFPNQLIELINKCVPGKVQIGKIDLRDNFSFFEVESAESDRVIKEMSGFEVDGRRISVEPAQGRKEGGDRGPRGGGEYKGRRDRKDFGSASGSGRPSYGAGRREESGDKPWRRSSSSSDRDRDRKPSTNKYRR, from the coding sequence ATGGGCTACGAATCGCCCATGCCAGTACAGGAGGAAGTGATTCCTTTCTTATTGGGAGAAGACAACGACGTAATTGCATTGGCACAAACAGGAACAGGTAAAACGGCAGCATTTGGCCTCCCTATTCTACAAAAAATTAATGTATCCGAATATCAACCACAAGCTCTCATACTTTGTCCGACGCGCGAGCTTTGTCTGCAGATAGCAGGCGATTTGAATGATTATTCAAAATACATTGACGACTTAAAGGTTCTTCCGGTATATGGAGGATCAAGCATTGAAAGTCAGATCAAAGCATTAAAACGCGGCGTACATGTTATCGTGGCCACTCCAGGCCGTTTATTGGACCTAATGAACCGTAGAACGGTTGATCTTGGTACTGTTCGTTCAGTAATTATGGACGAAGCAGACGAAATGCTTAACATGGGATTTACTGAAAGCATCAATGCCATTTTGGCTGAAGTGCCTGCTTCAAGAAACATGCTTTTATTCTCGGCAACAATGCCTCAGGGAATAGCAAGCATCTCTAAAAAGTACATGAGCAATCCTAAAGAGGTTGTTATCGGCAACAAAAACGAAGGGAATAAGAATATCAAGCATATTTCCTATATCGTACAAGCCAGAGACAAGTACCTTGCTCTTAAGCGTATTGCGGATTTCTATCCCAATATTTATGGTATCATTTTCTGTCGTACACGTAAGGAAACACAGGAAATTGCTGATAAATTAATTCAGGATGGCTACAGCGCAGACTCGCTGCACGGCGAATTAAGCCAGCAGCAACGTGACTACGTTATGCAGAAGTTCCGTGTGAAGAATATACAACTTTTGGTAGCAACAGATGTAGCTGCACGTGGATTGGACGTTGACGACCTTACACACGTAATCAACTACGGTTTGCCGGACGAAGTAGAATCTTACACTCACCGTAGTGGTCGTACAGGCCGTGCCGGTAAGACAGGTATTTCTATCGCAATCTGCCACGTGAAAGAAAAAGGAAGAATTCGTGACATTGAACGGATTATCAACAAGAAATTTGAAAAGGGTGTAATGCCTACCGGTAAGTCTATCTGCGAAAAGCAGCTGCTTAACCTGGTTGACCAGATTGAAAAGGTAAAGGTAAACGAAGAAGAAATCAATCCGTTGATGCCTGATATTTACCGTAAGCTTGAATGGCTGGAAAAAGAAGACATCATCAAACGTATAGTTTCTATGGAATTTAACCGTTTGATCGAATATTATAGCAACGCACCTGAAATTCAGGACGCAACAGACGAACGCAGTGCACGCAGAGGTGAATTCGGCGAACGCGGAAGCAGAGAATTTGGAAGCAGCGACCGCGGCGAACGTGGAAGCAGAAATCCTTCGCAAGCTCAGGAAGGCTATTCACGCCTGTTCCTTAACTTCGGAAAAACTGATGGATTATTCCCGAACCAACTTATTGAGCTTATCAATAAATGTGTACCGGGTAAGGTTCAGATCGGCAAAATCGATTTACGCGACAACTTCTCTTTCTTTGAAGTAGAATCTGCTGAATCAGATCGTGTTATCAAGGAAATGAGTGGATTCGAAGTAGATGGCAGACGCATCTCCGTTGAACCGGCTCAGGGCAGAAAAGAAGGCGGCGACCGCGGACCACGCGGTGGTGGCGAATACAAAGGAAGACGCGATCGTAAGGACTTTGGTAGCGCAAGCGGAAGCGGTCGTCCATCTTATGGCGCAGGCAGACGCGAAGAAAGCGGAGACAAACCATGGAGACGCAGCTCTAGCAGCAGTGACCGTGACCGTGATCGCAAACCAAGCACAAACAAATACCGCCGGTAA